Proteins from a single region of Anaeromicrobium sediminis:
- the dusB gene encoding tRNA dihydrouridine synthase DusB translates to MAGVTDLSFRILCKECGAGMVYTEMVSAKGLCYEDKKTHMLTKIEDVEKPVALQIFGSDPDFMGRAAAKLNNLENAVLDINMGCPTPKIIKNGDGSALMKNPKLAGEVIKAVVRESIKPVTVKIRKGWDDSSINAVEMAKIIEDSGASLVAVHGRTREEFYTGKADWNIIKEVKEAVSIPVIGNGDVFSVEDAKNMVELTGCDGVMIARGAQGNPWIFKRVAHYLKTGQIIPKPTIEEKVELIKKHLDLLIENKTEYVAVREIRKHIAWYFKGVRNSNKLRGETNNLNSKEEILDILNRFMESYYQHGE, encoded by the coding sequence ATGGCTGGAGTGACAGACCTTTCTTTTAGGATATTGTGTAAGGAATGCGGTGCTGGTATGGTTTATACGGAGATGGTTAGTGCAAAGGGCCTTTGTTATGAGGATAAGAAGACCCATATGCTTACTAAGATAGAAGATGTAGAAAAACCTGTGGCACTTCAGATATTTGGTTCTGACCCGGATTTTATGGGTAGAGCTGCTGCTAAGCTTAATAATTTAGAAAATGCAGTATTAGATATTAATATGGGTTGTCCTACACCTAAGATAATAAAAAATGGTGATGGATCAGCTTTAATGAAGAACCCTAAATTAGCAGGAGAAGTTATAAAAGCCGTTGTAAGGGAATCTATAAAACCTGTAACTGTGAAAATAAGGAAGGGTTGGGATGATTCTAGTATAAATGCGGTAGAAATGGCTAAAATTATAGAAGACAGTGGAGCTAGTTTAGTTGCTGTCCATGGAAGAACTAGAGAAGAGTTTTATACGGGTAAAGCTGATTGGAATATTATTAAAGAAGTAAAAGAAGCTGTAAGTATTCCTGTTATAGGCAATGGAGATGTTTTTTCTGTGGAAGATGCAAAAAATATGGTAGAATTAACAGGGTGTGATGGTGTTATGATTGCAAGGGGAGCCCAAGGGAATCCTTGGATATTCAAAAGGGTAGCCCATTACTTGAAAACAGGACAGATCATTCCGAAACCTACTATAGAAGAAAAGGTGGAACTCATAAAGAAACATTTAGACCTTCTTATAGAAAATAAGACTGAGTATGTGGCGGTAAGGGAAATTAGAAAGCATATTGCCTGGTATTTTAAGGGCGTGAGAAACTCCAACAAATTAAGGGGAGAAACTAATAATTTAAATTCAAAAGAAGAGATATTAGACATACTAAATAGATTTATGGAGAGCTACTACCAACATGGTGAATAA
- a CDS encoding biotin--[acetyl-CoA-carboxylase] ligase: MRKRILEVLINSKDKFISGEELSKSIGVSRTAVWKHIKKLKEEGYKIESVPKRGYMLIKEGDKLDSKLLSIDMKNKVIGKEIIHFDSIDSTSNHAKAIALEGAEEGTVVIAEEQTKGRGRLGRSWVSPKGQGIWMSIILRPDIIPTHAMKITQIVAAAITEALRKFTKDDVLIKWPNDIVLHKKKVCGILTEMSAEIDKVNFVIVGIGVNANMDETLLPEDVADKAVSLAKYMDDDISRKEIVKEILYEFEKLYMDFIESRSIEKSIDICRQYSATLNNTVRIISRDSEVKARAIDLSEEGELVVEYEDGRVEKVFSGEVSVRGLYEYV, translated from the coding sequence ATGAGAAAAAGAATATTAGAAGTTCTAATAAACAGTAAGGATAAATTCATATCGGGAGAAGAGCTTAGCAAGAGCATAGGAGTGAGCAGAACTGCTGTATGGAAACATATAAAGAAGTTAAAGGAAGAAGGATATAAGATAGAATCAGTACCTAAACGAGGGTACATGTTAATAAAAGAAGGGGATAAATTAGATTCTAAGCTTTTATCCATAGACATGAAGAATAAAGTGATAGGGAAAGAAATAATACATTTTGATAGTATAGATTCTACAAGTAATCATGCTAAGGCCATAGCCTTAGAAGGTGCAGAAGAAGGTACTGTAGTAATAGCAGAAGAGCAGACTAAGGGTCGTGGGAGACTTGGGCGAAGTTGGGTATCTCCAAAGGGGCAAGGTATCTGGATGTCTATCATATTAAGACCGGATATAATACCTACCCATGCCATGAAGATAACTCAAATTGTGGCAGCTGCCATAACTGAAGCTTTAAGAAAGTTTACTAAGGATGATGTACTTATAAAGTGGCCTAATGATATAGTTCTCCATAAGAAGAAGGTATGTGGCATTTTAACAGAGATGAGTGCAGAGATTGATAAGGTTAACTTTGTCATAGTGGGTATTGGAGTTAATGCTAATATGGATGAGACTCTACTTCCTGAAGATGTGGCAGATAAGGCTGTATCATTGGCTAAATATATGGATGATGATATTTCTAGAAAAGAAATAGTGAAGGAAATACTATATGAGTTTGAAAAGCTTTATATGGATTTTATAGAGAGTAGGTCCATAGAAAAGAGTATAGATATATGCAGACAATATTCTGCTACATTAAATAATACTGTGAGGATTATAAGTAGAGATAGTGAAGTTAAAGCTCGTGCCATTGACCTTAGTGAAGAAGGGGAACTTGTAGTAGAATATGAAGATGGACGAGTTGAGAAAGTCTTTTCAGGAGAAGTTTCTGTAAGAGGATTGTATGAGTATGTGTAA
- the greA gene encoding transcription elongation factor GreA, with amino-acid sequence MSEKEILLTVEGHRKTEEELELLKTVKRQEVAARIKEAIAFGDISENSEYDEAKNEQAKLEERIAKLEATLRKARIISEDEISLDVVNIGSTVKVFDVEFDEEIEYTIVGSAEADPYELKISNESPVGMALIGSKVGETVEVHAPQGLMQYKVLEISRR; translated from the coding sequence ATGAGTGAGAAAGAGATTCTCTTGACGGTAGAAGGACATAGGAAAACTGAAGAAGAATTAGAGCTTTTAAAAACGGTTAAAAGACAAGAGGTGGCAGCAAGAATTAAGGAAGCTATAGCTTTTGGAGATATTAGTGAAAACTCTGAATATGACGAAGCTAAAAATGAACAAGCAAAATTAGAGGAAAGAATTGCAAAACTTGAAGCAACATTGAGAAAAGCAAGAATAATATCTGAAGATGAAATATCTTTAGATGTGGTTAATATAGGATCAACTGTAAAGGTATTTGATGTGGAATTCGATGAGGAAATAGAATATACAATAGTAGGATCTGCTGAGGCTGATCCATATGAATTAAAGATTTCAAATGAATCTCCTGTTGGAATGGCTTTAATAGGAAGTAAAGTTGGGGAAACTGTAGAAGTACACGCTCCTCAAGGATTAATGCAATATAAAGTTTTAGAAATTAGTAGAAGATAA
- the lysS gene encoding lysine--tRNA ligase gives MSEEMQLSEVLQVRRDKLNTLRKMGRDPYKVEKYDQTHFSGDIKGNFEEMEGKEVSVAGRIMAKRGMGKASFLDMQDKQGRIQSYVRKDAIGEEEYDITLTYDIGDIIGVKGTVFKTKNGEVSVRASEVSLLSKSLKPLPEKWHGLKDKELRYRQRYVDLIVNPEVKDTFIKRTRAIKALRKYLDDKDFLEVETPILDTVASGANASPFITHHNALDIDMYMRIATELHLKRLVVGGIDRVYEIGRLFRNEGMSPKHNPEFTTIEWYMAYADYEVMMQMCEEVVSAMAMAAAGTTKLTYQGKEIDLAPPWKRIRMVDLVTEMTGINLEEVATDEEAIKIAKEKGLEVRKDFKKGDIINLFFEEFCEHTLIQPTFVTHHPVEVSPFAKKDPENPAYTHRFEAFANTWEIANAFSELNDPIDQRERFEEQVRRKDLGEDEIAMMDEDFLNALEIGLPPTGGIGIGIDRLVMLLTDSPSIRDVLFFPTMKPIK, from the coding sequence ATGAGCGAGGAAATGCAATTAAGTGAGGTCCTGCAAGTAAGAAGAGATAAGTTAAATACCTTAAGAAAAATGGGAAGAGATCCATACAAGGTAGAAAAGTATGATCAAACTCATTTTAGTGGGGACATTAAGGGTAACTTTGAAGAAATGGAAGGAAAAGAAGTCTCTGTGGCTGGAAGAATAATGGCCAAAAGAGGAATGGGGAAAGCTTCTTTCCTAGACATGCAGGACAAACAAGGTAGAATCCAATCTTATGTAAGAAAGGATGCTATAGGAGAAGAAGAGTACGATATAACTCTTACTTATGATATTGGGGATATTATTGGAGTTAAAGGTACTGTTTTCAAAACTAAGAATGGAGAAGTATCAGTTAGAGCCAGTGAAGTAAGTTTATTATCAAAGTCTTTAAAGCCTCTTCCTGAAAAGTGGCATGGTCTTAAAGATAAGGAATTAAGATACAGACAAAGATATGTAGACCTTATAGTAAATCCTGAAGTTAAAGATACATTTATTAAGAGAACTAGAGCTATTAAGGCTTTAAGAAAATATTTAGATGATAAGGACTTCTTAGAGGTGGAGACGCCTATCCTAGATACGGTTGCATCTGGAGCTAATGCGAGTCCTTTCATTACTCATCACAATGCTCTTGATATAGACATGTACATGAGAATTGCTACAGAACTTCACTTAAAGAGATTAGTAGTTGGTGGTATAGATAGAGTTTATGAAATAGGAAGACTATTTAGAAACGAAGGTATGTCTCCAAAGCATAACCCAGAGTTTACTACTATAGAATGGTATATGGCCTATGCAGATTATGAAGTTATGATGCAAATGTGTGAAGAAGTAGTGTCTGCAATGGCTATGGCTGCTGCTGGAACTACTAAACTTACATATCAAGGAAAGGAAATTGATTTAGCCCCTCCTTGGAAGCGTATCAGAATGGTAGACTTAGTAACAGAGATGACAGGAATAAATTTAGAAGAAGTTGCAACTGATGAAGAAGCTATTAAGATAGCTAAGGAAAAAGGATTAGAAGTTAGAAAAGATTTTAAGAAGGGTGATATTATAAACCTATTCTTCGAAGAATTCTGTGAGCATACTTTAATCCAACCTACTTTTGTAACTCATCACCCTGTTGAAGTATCTCCTTTTGCTAAGAAAGATCCAGAAAATCCTGCATACACTCATAGATTTGAGGCTTTTGCTAACACTTGGGAAATTGCAAATGCATTCTCTGAGTTAAATGATCCAATCGATCAAAGAGAAAGATTTGAAGAACAAGTAAGAAGAAAAGACTTAGGTGAAGATGAGATTGCCATGATGGATGAAGATTTCTTAAATGCATTAGAAATTGGTTTACCTCCAACAGGCGGAATCGGTATTGGTATAGATAGATTAGTAATGTTACTTACTGACTCTCCATCTATAAGAGACGTACTATTCTTCCCTACAATGAAGCCAATTAAATAA